One genomic segment of Agromyces intestinalis includes these proteins:
- the mraZ gene encoding division/cell wall cluster transcriptional repressor MraZ encodes MFLGTYEPKLDEKGRVILPAKFRDELSNGLVLTRGQERCVYVFSAREFESMSDKIRQAPVTSKQARDYMRVFLSGASAETPDKQNRVIIPATLRAYAGLERDLAVIGAGSRVEIWNAQAWQTYLAEQEAAFAETAEEVIPGLF; translated from the coding sequence GTGTTCCTCGGGACGTACGAGCCGAAGCTCGATGAGAAGGGCCGCGTCATTCTTCCGGCGAAGTTCCGGGACGAACTGTCGAACGGTCTCGTGCTCACACGCGGGCAGGAACGCTGCGTCTACGTGTTCAGCGCGAGGGAGTTCGAGAGCATGAGCGACAAGATCCGCCAGGCCCCCGTGACGAGCAAGCAGGCGCGCGACTACATGCGCGTCTTCCTGTCAGGGGCATCCGCGGAGACCCCCGACAAGCAGAACCGGGTCATCATCCCCGCCACGCTCCGCGCGTACGCGGGGCTCGAACGCGACCTCGCCGTCATCGGCGCCGGGAGCCGGGTGGAGATCTGGAATGCGCAGGCGTGGCAGACATACCTCGCCGAGCAGGAGGCGGCCTTCGCGGAGACGGCGGAGGAGGTGATTCCGGGGCTCTTCTGA
- a CDS encoding DUF3040 domain-containing protein codes for MPLSEQEQRLLEEMERNLYRNDADFVAAVGGRGRPNYRSIVLGILLALLGVGGLIAGVALQLLIVGIIGFALMFAGVLIAITPGKRSAAGASPAGPPPSSSGTRGQRGFMDRLNDRWDRRQEGGE; via the coding sequence ATGCCGCTTTCAGAGCAGGAGCAACGTCTTCTCGAGGAGATGGAGCGCAACCTCTACCGCAATGACGCCGACTTCGTGGCCGCCGTCGGCGGGCGAGGTCGCCCCAACTATCGATCGATCGTGCTCGGAATCCTGCTCGCGCTCCTCGGCGTGGGCGGCCTCATCGCCGGCGTCGCTCTGCAGCTGTTGATCGTCGGAATCATCGGGTTCGCGCTCATGTTCGCCGGCGTGCTCATCGCCATCACCCCGGGCAAGCGCAGCGCTGCCGGGGCATCGCCGGCCGGGCCGCCGCCGTCGTCGTCGGGCACGCGGGGCCAGCGCGGCTTCATGGACCGGTTGAACGACCGCTGGGATCGCCGCCAGGAGGGCGGCGAGTAG
- a CDS encoding polyprenyl synthetase family protein, with product MANGSRLVDLVQTRIEEFLADRGSILVDISPDLGAPLDFSRRFLSGGKRFRARFCHAGWRAAAGPADLDPAPVVAAAAALELFHAAALVHDDLIDNSDTRRGAPSAHRLFERLHADSGWNGDAAEYGRAAAILLGDLILGWSDELLDEALSLLDDRTAARLARAEFMRMRTEVAAGQYLDILEERAWSTRGEHAQRELAERVVVYKSAKYSIVAPLRIGAAIGGSAPIVADALADFGLPLGVAFQLRDDLLGVYGDPALTGKPAGDDLREGKRTLLVAIARERLGAGQRRILDELLGDPALTAGQVATLQQTIARCGAVDEVETIISAQLERAYAALDDAPVDDAAKAELRALGASVTRRSS from the coding sequence GTGGCCAACGGTTCCCGACTCGTCGACCTCGTCCAGACCCGGATCGAGGAGTTCCTCGCCGACCGTGGTTCGATTCTCGTCGACATCAGCCCCGACCTGGGTGCTCCGCTCGACTTCTCAAGGCGCTTTCTCAGCGGCGGCAAGCGATTCCGCGCACGCTTCTGCCACGCGGGGTGGCGAGCGGCGGCCGGACCCGCCGACCTCGACCCGGCACCCGTGGTGGCCGCTGCGGCCGCGCTCGAGCTCTTCCACGCCGCCGCCCTCGTGCACGACGACCTCATCGACAACTCCGACACGCGTCGCGGCGCCCCGTCCGCGCATCGGCTGTTCGAGCGGCTGCACGCCGATTCGGGCTGGAACGGCGACGCGGCCGAGTACGGCCGGGCGGCCGCGATCCTGCTGGGCGACCTGATCCTCGGCTGGAGCGACGAACTGCTCGACGAGGCCCTCTCGCTGCTCGACGACCGCACAGCCGCCCGCCTGGCCCGCGCCGAGTTCATGCGCATGCGCACCGAGGTCGCCGCCGGGCAGTACCTCGACATCCTCGAGGAGCGCGCGTGGTCGACCCGCGGCGAGCACGCCCAGCGCGAGCTCGCTGAGCGAGTCGTCGTCTACAAGTCGGCGAAGTACAGCATCGTCGCTCCCTTGCGCATCGGCGCCGCGATCGGAGGGTCCGCACCGATCGTCGCCGATGCGCTCGCCGACTTCGGCCTGCCGCTGGGCGTCGCATTCCAGCTGCGCGACGATCTACTCGGCGTCTACGGCGACCCCGCGCTCACGGGCAAGCCCGCCGGCGACGACCTCCGGGAGGGCAAGCGCACCTTGCTCGTCGCGATCGCGCGCGAGCGCCTCGGCGCCGGGCAGCGTCGCATCCTCGACGAGCTGCTCGGCGACCCCGCGCTCACCGCAGGCCAGGTCGCCACCCTCCAGCAGACGATCGCGCGATGCGGCGCCGTCGACGAGGTCGAGACGATCATCTCCGCGCAGCTCGAGCGCGCATACGCCGCCCTCGACGACGCACCCGTCGACGACGCGGCGAAGGCCGAGCTCCGAGCGCTCGGCGCCTCGGTCACCCGCCGATCGAGCTGA
- a CDS encoding Rv2175c family DNA-binding protein, with the protein MTEAPATEWLTVPDLVELLGQSPSRVRRLIADRYLLAARVDGVLKVPAAFLRDDAPLPELHGTAIVLADAGFTDDESLEWLLAVDDSLGTTPIEALRSGRKSEVRRVAQALA; encoded by the coding sequence GTGACCGAAGCACCCGCGACCGAGTGGCTGACCGTACCCGACCTCGTCGAACTCCTTGGCCAGAGCCCGAGCCGCGTGCGCCGGCTGATCGCCGACCGCTACCTGCTCGCAGCCCGCGTCGACGGGGTGCTGAAGGTGCCGGCCGCGTTCCTGCGCGACGACGCACCGCTGCCCGAGCTGCACGGCACCGCGATCGTGCTCGCCGATGCGGGCTTCACCGATGACGAGTCGCTCGAGTGGCTGCTGGCGGTGGACGACAGCCTGGGCACGACGCCGATCGAGGCCCTGCGCTCGGGTCGCAAGAGCGAGGTGCGCCGGGTCGCGCAGGCGCTCGCCTGA